The following DNA comes from Desulfobulbaceae bacterium.
TATGGGTGTGATGCGCGGCGGGTCTTTGGCCGATAACTCGCTCGATCGGGTACGAGCGATATTTGAGCCCGGATCGGTTGCGGTAGTTGGGGCCTCTCAACGGAAGGGGAGCGTCGGGCTTGCTGTATTCAGGAATTTATTAGAAGGTGGATTTTCCGGTGTTATTTATCCCGTTAATATTCGGGCCCACTCGATATGTGGGGTCCGTGCTTATCCAACACTAACCGATATAGATGATCAGGTTGATTTAGCAGTAATTATTGTCCCTGCAGTTCAAGTGATCCAGGTTGCCCGAGAGGCAGGAGAGAAGGGGGTCAAGGGGTTGATCGTTATCACTGCCGGGTTTCGTGAGGTGGGAAAAACTGGTCTGGCCATGGAGGACGAACTGAAAGCGGTTTGTACAGAGTATTCTATGAGCCTGGTTGGTCCAAACTGTCTGGGAGTTATAAATACGGATCACAATTTTAGTTTGAATGCCAGCTTTGCCAGGCGCCCTCCTTTGCCGGGGAATATTGGATTTATCAGTCAGTCTGGCGCGTTATGTACAGCGGTCCTCGATTACGCAGCACGAAAAAATATCGGGTTTTCCAAGTTTATTTCGGTGGGGAATAAAGCAGATATCGATGAATTGGCCCTGCTTCGCTATCTGCACGCCGATCCTGAGACTAATGTCATTATGATGTATGTTGAAGATTTGCGGCACGGCTTTGAGTTTATTGATGTGGTCCGCGAAATCACCGGTGGAGATAATCCAACCCCGATTGTCGCGGTTAAGTCTGGACGTACTGCCGCTGGCGCAGCTGCAGTGAGTTCTCATACCGGATCTCTTGCTGGATCTGAAGCCATTTATGACGCTCTTTTTCAGCAAAGTGGAATTTATCGGGCCCAAACTATCAGTCACCTTTTTGACTATGCCATTGCCTTTGCTACCCAGCCGCTGCCGAAATCCAATCGGGTGGCGATTATTACCAATGCCGGGGGGC
Coding sequences within:
- a CDS encoding CoA-binding protein → MRGGSLADNSLDRVRAIFEPGSVAVVGASQRKGSVGLAVFRNLLEGGFSGVIYPVNIRAHSICGVRAYPTLTDIDDQVDLAVIIVPAVQVIQVAREAGEKGVKGLIVITAGFREVGKTGLAMEDELKAVCTEYSMSLVGPNCLGVINTDHNFSLNASFARRPPLPGNIGFISQSGALCTAVLDYAARKNIGFSKFISVGNKADIDELALLRYLHADPETNVIMMYVEDLRHGFEFIDVVREITGGDNPTPIVAVKSGRTAAGAAAVSSHTGSLAGSEAIYDALFQQSGIYRAQTISHLFDYAIAFATQPLPKSNRVAIITNAGGPGIIATDITMNVGLTLAKFSPDTTDVLRSALPPTANINNPVDVIGDAGVDRY